The following coding sequences are from one Stigmatopora nigra isolate UIUO_SnigA chromosome 10, RoL_Snig_1.1, whole genome shotgun sequence window:
- the LOC144203512 gene encoding uncharacterized protein LOC144203512 gives MGCWLSGPWMGDPAVGGGRSLAHLSQRDALRILAASQLPVTMQVKTQRERRGGWEPLPLNLQHLNLPLARMPAPSPSYQDRHYFNHLPLPQDHCDGGHYGYLSNSPRDTVDISHQDPEMGGRRAKEQNCLMGCCNVNLDEPKGFHGQTDDDDFMLDKPLGYLPLHHELDSGLGWTDGSLHQGDLSGFETEEAGLDERHSHPGPGGRGGAFGTGGGSPSSESFISSELSDSGFYSVSTGDFRHFQRMLEKRMRLYNARLQHQGEPCERRERRDSCPMSHRELLEAIPETLTVQPPCQRGQMAAEEPAGAVLDLPNRGLFRVSSVQFHKADRPCLNRHSSSSGALFNPSHGHVAPPRMSGPVLSTCSTPSSHRRAPAPMQQQQPPHHQDSASVGMLRRSRTLHHRPPQQEYRRRASHPASPSYCAATLHHCGGVPPHAVLPPGLEEESEMVADAMPSPSSAQQHPVHIRVPSAHELHYGNNPNAHHEWWPPMSLMPDPLEPERSDPMDKSLEREVRIQEEAEREMQRSRGGREQPPQGPAHFGQQGDVNDTWPKPASRQSQGHLGGGAGSRGPYSTLEGHAGACRKEQADPPPQPKTSPCPKPGTATRVSRNQLLRDRASQLADERSGMSTDEETSADMLMGRYWSRTERREHFLLAREQKQQQARAGSGSGSGLPRSPAPEMRAGVATANMDARCNTVLEMSQRKLSRLRNRKMLDDWTTVEELLTHGTRLEHPMLRPSPLLTVTTV, from the exons GATGGGAGACCCCGCC GTGGGCGGTGGGCGGAGCCTGGCACACCTGAGTCAGCGGGATGCTCTGCGCATCCTAGCGGCCAGCCAGCTGCCCGTCACCATGCAGGTGAAGACTCAGAGGGAGAGGCGGGGCGGCTGGGAGCCCCTCCCCCTCAACCTGCAGCACCTCAACTTGCCCCTGGCCAGGATGCCTGCCCCAAGCCCCTCCTACCAGGACAG ACATTATTTCAACCACCTGCCCTTGCCGCAAGATCACTGCGACGGAGGACACTACGGCTACCTGTCCAACTCCCCCAGGGACACCGTGGACATAAGCCACCAG GATCCGGAAATGGGCGGCCGGCGGGCCAAGGAGCAGAATTGCCTGATGGGATGCTGCAACGTCAACCTGGATGAGCCCAAGGGCTTTCACGGCCAG ACGGACGACGACGACTTCATGCTGGACAAGCCCCTGGGCTACCTGCCCCTCCACCACGAGCTGGACAGCGGCCTGGGCTGGACCGACGGCTCCCTCCACCAGGGGGACCTCTCCGGCTTCGAGACGGAGGAGGCCGGCCTGGACGAGCGCCACTCCCACCCGGGCCCCGGAGGGCGCGGCGGGGCCTTCGGGACGGGCGGCGGCTCTCCCTCCTCCGAGTCCTTCATCTCGTCGGAGCTCAGCGACTCGGGCTTCTACAGCGTGAGCACGGGCGACTTCCGCCACTTCCAGAGGATGCTGGAGAAGCGCATGCGGCTGTACAACGCCCGCCTCCAGCACCAGGGGGAGCCGTGCGAGAGGCGGGAGCGCCGCGACAGCTGCCCCATGAGCCACCGCGAGCTCCTGGAGGCCATCCCCGAGACGCTGACCGTGCAGCCGCCGTGCCAGCGCGGGCAGATGGCCGCCGAGGAGCCCGCCGGCGCCGTCTTGGACCTACCCAACCGTGGACTTTTCAG AGTGTCTTCGGTCCAATTCCACAAAGCCGACCGGCCTTGTCTAAACCGCCACAGTTCCAGCAGCGGCGCCCTTTTCAACCCCTCCCACGGCCACGTGGCCCCACCCCGCATGAGCGGCCCGGTCCTCTCCACCTGCAGCACGCCCTCCAGCCACCGGAGGGCGCCGGCTCCCATGCAGCAGCAACAACCGCCACACCATCAGGATTCGGCCTCCGTGGGCATGCTGAGGCGAAGCCGCACCTTGCATCACCGGCCCCCCCAGCAAGAGTACCGGCGGCGAGCCAGCCACCCTGCCTCGCCCTCCTACTGCGCCGCCACCCTGCATCACTGCGGCGGGGTCCCGCCTCACGCCGTCCTCCCGCCGGGGCTGGAGGAAGAGAGCGAGATGGTGGCGGACGCCATGCCCTCGCCGTCCTCGGCACAACAACACCCAG TCCACATCCGGGTGCCAAGTGCTCACGAGCTGCACTACGGCAACAACCCCAACGCCCACCACGAATGGTGGCCGCCAATGAGCTTGATGCCCGACCCCCTGGAACCCGAGCGGAGCGATCCGATGGACAAAAGTCTGGAGAGGGAGGTCCGGATTCAGGAGGAGGCGGAGCGAGAGATGCAGAGAAGCCGAGGGGGGCGGGAGCAACCACCTCAGGGGCCCGCCCACTTCGGCCAGCAGGGGGACGTCAACGACACCTGGCCTAAGCCGGCTAGCCGCCAATCTCAGGGCCACTTGGGAGGCGGAGCCGGAAGCCGAGGCCCTTACAGTACCCTGGAAGGCCACGCGGGGGCCTGCAGGAAAGAGCAAGCGGACCCGCCCCCTCAACCCAAAACCAGTCCCTGCCCCAAACCCGGCACGGCCACCCGGGTCTCCCGGAACCAGCTCCTGAGGGACCGGGCGTCCCAATTGGCCGATGAGCGCAGCGGGATGAGCACGGACGAGGAAACCAGCGCCGACATGCTCATGGGTCGCTATTGGAGCCGGACGGAGAGGAGGGAACACTTCCTGTTGGCACGAGAACAGAAGCAACAGCAGGCCAGGGCCGGGTCTGGGTCCGGGTCCGGCTTACCGCGCTCGCCCGCGCCGGAAATGCGGGCGGGCGTTGCCACCGCCAATATGGACGCTCGCTGCAACACGGTGCTGGAGATGAGTCAGCGGAAATTAAGTCGGCTGAGGAACCGCAAGATGTTGGACGACTGGACCACGGTGGAGGAACTGCTGACTCACGGAACCCGACTCGAGCACCCCATGCTGCGGCCTAGTCCACTGCTCACCGTCACCACCGTCTAA
- the LOC144203513 gene encoding transcription factor HES-5-like gives MAPSISLQDSPHVTTVTHKIRKPLVEKLRRERINGCIEQLKSLLASEFLQQQPDSKMEKADVLEMTVCVLRRLRAHRTEAKEDFGGSHDEEKKTPPRGVGKESSAESSPWRPW, from the exons ATGGCACCCAGCATCTCTTTGCAAGACTCTCCTCATGTGACTACTGTCACTCACAAG ATTCGCAAACCTCTGGTGGAGAAGCTCCGTCGAGAGCGCATCAACGGATGCATCGAGCAGTTGAAGTCACTCTTGGCTTCGGAATTCCTCCAACAACAACCGGATTCCAAGATGGAGAAGGCCGACGTCCTGGAGATGACCGTCTGCGTCCTCAGGAGACTCAGGGCCCATCGAACCGAAGCCAAGGAGGACTTTGGAGGCTCCCATGACGAGGAGAAGAAAACTCCTCCGCGCGGCGTTGGCAAGGAGAGCTCGGCCGAGAGCTCCCCCTGGAGGCCCTGGTAG
- the LOC144203397 gene encoding transcription factor HES-5-like, which yields MAPSISLQDSPRVTTVTHKIRKPLVEKLRRERINGCIEQLKSLLASEFLQQQPDSKMEKADVLEMTVCVLRRLRAHRTEAKEDFGGSHDEEKKTRRGVGKNPAESSPWRPW from the exons ATGGCACCCAGCATCTCTCTGCAAGACTCTCCTCGTGTGACTACTGTCACTCACAAG ATTCGCAAACCTCTGGTGGAGAAACTCCGTCGCGAGCGCATCAACGGCTGCATCGAGCAGTTGAAGTCGCTCTTGGCTTCGGAATTCCTCCAACAACAACCCGACTCCAAGATGGAGAAGGCCGACGTCCTGGAGATGACCGTCTGCGTCCTCAGGAGACTCCGGGCCCATCGAACCGAGGCCAAGGAGGACTTTGGAGGCTCCCATGACGAGGAGAAGAAAACTCGGCGCGGCGTTGGCAAGAACCCGGCCGAGAGCTCCCCCTGGAGGCCCTGGTAG